The DNA segment CATCTTCGGCCACGCTGAACGCCATGATCGGCGCGTCCTCCGCGCGCAATCCCTGGTTGGCGAATTCCTTGTAGAAGGGCACGTTGCTGTCGCCGTTGATCGTGCTGATCACGCAGGCCCCGCCGCCGGCCGCGAACTTTTTGATCTTGCCGACGATGGTCTGATAGTCCTGGTGATGGAACGGCGTGTATTCCTCCATGATGTTGGCCGGCGGCACTTTCTTGGCCAGCAACATCGCCCGCAGGATCTTGTTGGTCGTGCGGGGATACACATAGTCCGTCCCCAAGAGATAGAACTTCTTGAACCCGCCGCCTTCCTTGCTCATCAGGTAGTCCACCGCCGGTACCGCCTGCTGATTCACCGCCGCGCCGGTATAGAACACGTTATGCGAGCACTCCTCGCCTTCGTACTGCACGGGGTAGAACAGCAGGCCGTTGTTCTTCTCGAACACCGGGAGCACGGACTTGCGGCTGACCGAGGTCCAGCAGCCGAACACGACCGCCACCTTGTCCTGCAACAGCAACTGCTTGGCCTTCTCGGCAAACAGATCCCAGTTCGAAGCGGGATCGACGACGACCGGCTGGATCTTGCGGCCCATGACGCCGCCTTTGGCGTTGATCTCCTCCACCGCCATCAGCACCACGTCGCGCAGGGAGACTTCGCTGATCGCCATCGTGCCGCTCAACGAGTGCAGCACGCCGATCTTGATCGGCTCCCTGTCCGCCGCATAGGACAGAGCCCAGTGGCCCAGGTTGCCCAGCAACGCGGCAATGCCCACCCCGGCCGCGGCCTTCGTGCCCTGCGCCAGGAACTCGCGGCGGGAGGGGTTCTGGTCGGCATTCGCGTCCTGCGGCCCATTCATCGATTCATTGGTCTTCGTCTCGTCCATGTTCACGCTCCTTTTGCTATCAGCTATCAGCCGCCAGCTTTCAGTTTTCAGCTTTCGGCGATCAGCTTTCCGCCGAGGGCCGACCGCTGGCGGCTCGCCATGTCAGAAGTTGTACCAAAAGGCCATATTGTAGGTATCGCCTTGGTAATGCTGGCTCCCCGTCCCGACGGCCCACGTCGTCCACAGGTGCTGCCATTCCAGCCCGATATAGAAATCCGACCAGATGGGATGAATGGCCGTGAGATAGGTGCGGTAGTTGCTCTTGTACTGCGTGTCCACGTTGACGGTGCTTCCCCGGACATCCTGGTCGAGGGGGTTGTCCATGCCGGCCCCGGCCAGGAACGTGTATTTGCGCGAGGCGGCCCAACTCAACTGGCCCCATCCCATCAAGGTCCGGATGGGTTTGCCGGTGGTCAGGTTCAAGTCCTGACCGAAGCGGAAGAACTCCTGCCCCAAGGCCTGTCCATAGGCCAATTCACCCGAAAATTTCAGGACCTTGGTGAGCGGGATCACCACTTCGCCGCCGACGAGGTAGGAGTTGATGTCGCGGCCGGAGGTGAAATTCCCGCCGAACGCTCCTGCGGGTACTGCGGAAGTTCCTGAAGGAGGAATCGGCGCCGACCGGTAGTACCGATAGGCCGCGCTGACCGCGACCAACACCCCATCCTTGCTATAGGCGAGCCGGGTTCCGTAATAGGGATGCTGAATCGGGTCGCTGAACGCATCGTTGGAGTTATTCGGAGGAGGGGCGTCGCCTTGGGCGACCTTGGGCGTGGCCTGCGGGCGAACCTGGCGCTGCCCGGAAATCGCGTAGAGCCCGCGCTCGAACCGCATCACGGTGATCAAGCCTTCCACGTTCTCGGTGAATTGGTACCGGAAGGTGATCTGCGGAATACGCTGCCAGAGGTTGCCCCCGTACCCCATGATCGAAAAGTCGATCAGGTCCGGATGCAACGCCATCACCGGGGTCCAGTCCTGGCCGACGGTCAAGCTCATTTGAGCATAGGTATATCGCGCATACGCCAATCGCAGCCTAGGAGTAATACTGCTGGCCACGTCCTTGTCGCCGTAAAAATCGGCCTCGACGACCCCGGTCAGCGAGTGTTGTCCATCGGTCCGGTCGGCCCGGATGCCGAAGACACTGTAGCGGGGATTCAAGGTGCTGGTATTGTTGCTGTTGCTGCCGGCGGCGGTCGCGTATCCGTTGAACTGAGCCGGATCCAGGGGGTTCGTGTTCCTGTTGCTGTAAATGCCGTCCAGCT comes from the Nitrospirota bacterium genome and includes:
- the urtA gene encoding urea ABC transporter substrate-binding protein; translation: MDETKTNESMNGPQDANADQNPSRREFLAQGTKAAAGVGIAALLGNLGHWALSYAADREPIKIGVLHSLSGTMAISEVSLRDVVLMAVEEINAKGGVMGRKIQPVVVDPASNWDLFAEKAKQLLLQDKVAVVFGCWTSVSRKSVLPVFEKNNGLLFYPVQYEGEECSHNVFYTGAAVNQQAVPAVDYLMSKEGGGFKKFYLLGTDYVYPRTTNKILRAMLLAKKVPPANIMEEYTPFHHQDYQTIVGKIKKFAAGGGACVISTINGDSNVPFYKEFANQGLRAEDAPIMAFSVAEDELRGMDTTALVGHLAAWNYFQSIDTPENKKFVADFKAYCKRNNLPDGDKRVTDDPIEAAYFGVHVWKQAVEKAGSTEVDKVRKAVYGMEFMAPGGKKKMDEANHHTYKPVLIGEILKDGQFKTVWQSKGLVKPEPWSEYTNPDKGCDWVKHQGTYQKKA